The following proteins come from a genomic window of Cervus canadensis isolate Bull #8, Minnesota chromosome 20, ASM1932006v1, whole genome shotgun sequence:
- the CENPW gene encoding centromere protein W, which translates to MGLSTTVSQRKMIRRKAPRGFLKRVFKRQKPQLRLETSSDLLVHLNCLLFVHRLAEESRINACGSKCGVIKKEHVLAAAKVILKKSRG; encoded by the exons ATGGGGCTCTCCACCACGGTCTCTCAGAGGAAGATGATAAGGCGCAAGGCTCCTCGCGGCTTTCTAAAACGCGTTTTCAAACGACAGAAGCCTCAGCTTCGTTTGGAGACGAGTAGCGACCTACTG GTGCATCTGAACTGTTTACTCTTTGTTCATCGCTTAGCAGAAGAGTCGCGGATAAATGCTTGTGGGAGTAAGTGTGGGGTCATTAAAAAGGAGCATGTACTGGCCGCAGCAAAG